In Thermomicrobiales bacterium, the genomic stretch TGCTGGAAGATACGGTCAACGCGCAACCCGCCATTCTCGCGGTGAGCATCGCTGCGCTGGCGGCCCTCAACGAGAATGCCGAACAAGCGGGCGTGACCCTGGCGCCCGACTATGTGGCCGGGCACTCCCTCGGCGAGTTCACCGCGCTGGTGGCGGCGGGGATCATGCAATTCCCGACCGCCCTTTCGCTGGTGCGTGAACGTGGTCGTCTGATGAAGCAGGCTGGCGAGGACAATCCCGGTGGCATGGCCGCGGTGCTGGGATTGGACGATGAAGCAATCGCGGAGGTCTGCCGCGTAGCGTCGGCTGACGGGATCGTGGTGCCGGCCAATCGCAACTGTCCGGGGCAAACGGTCATTTCCGGTGAGGTCGGCGCGCTCGAAGCGGCGATGGAGCTGGCCAAAGGTAAAGGCGCCCGCCGGGTGGCGCGGCTGAACGTCAGCATCGCCTCTCATTCACCGCTGATGGCGAACGCCAACGCCGAGTTCCAAAAACTCCTACAGGACGCCGCGTTGACGTTGCCCGAGTTCCCGGAAAAGCCAAGCGGCATGGTGATCGGCAATACCACCGCGCAACCGATCTACACCACGGGCGGACTCTACGCGGAACTCGACTTGCAAATGGAACGCCCGGTCGACTGGACCGGTTCGATGCAAACCATCGCGGACGCCGGAATCACGTCGTTTATCGAGATCGGACCGGGGACAGTGCTCTCAGGTCTGATCAAGCGTATCGTCCCGGACGCGCAGACGATCAACATGGCCGGCCTGGGTCTCGGGATTCCGACGTTGAGCAGCCGCTAGTTTGTCCATCCTGGTTCGAAAATCTCCGGGTAGACATTGAGCGCGAGCTGGCCGCCAAGGTGCGCATACAGCACGGTCGAATCCCGGTCGATGCGTCCATCCTGGACCAGATCGATCAGCCCGGCCATCGACTTGCCTTCATAAACCGGATCGACAATCACGCCTTCCAACCGGCCCAACGTGGTGATGGCGTCGACCGTGCTCCGGTCGGGGATTCCGTAGGCGGGCCCTTCCCAACCAGGGAGGATGACGATCTCGTCATCGCGGATCGCGCGGCCGAGCCCGATCAGCTTGGCAGTGTCGTTCGCAATGCGGGTCACCTGTTCGATGGTCTTGGGCAACGTGGCCGATGCGTCGATGCCAATCACCCTTCGCGGAACCCCACCGGCGTCCTCGAGCGCGGCAAATCCCGCGATCATGCCAGCGTGCGTCGAACCCGTAACCGTGCAAACGACAATCGTGTCGAAGAAGACTCCCAGTTCCTGTTCCTGCGCAACGACTTCGAGCGCCCAATTGGCAAATCCGAGCCCTCCCAGCGGGTGCACCGAAGCGCCCGCAGGAATGGGGTACGGCTTGCCGCCATTGGCCTCGACTTCGGCCAGCGCTGCTTCCCAGCTGGAACGGATCCCGATATCGAACCCGCCGGGATCGAGCCGGACATCGGCGCCCATGATGCGCGAGAGCTCGATATTGCCCACCCGGTCGTTGCCGGGATCGCTCCAGTCGACCCACCGTTCCTGCACGAGCCGCGCCTTCAGGCCGAGATGGGCAGCCACCGCAGCCACCTGTCGAGTGTGATTGGACTGATACCCGCCAATCGAAACGAGCGTGTCCGCCCCCGAGGCAAGCACATCCGGAACGATGTATTCGAGCTTGCGCACCTTGTTCCCACCGAACGCCAGTCCGCAATTGCAGTCTTCCCGCTTGGCCCAGATTTGCGCGCCGCCAAGGTGGTCGCTGAGCCGTTGGAGTTTGTGGACCGGGCTCGGGCCAAAGGTCAGCGGATACCGTTCGAACGAGGCGAGACCCGGCAGAGACGAGACATGAGAGGCGGCGGACATGGGTTGCTCCTGTGACTGCGCGACGGCGCGGGACTTCCAACGGAGAATGTATGGCACACGAACCTGGGAAGCACAATGGCGCGCATTTGCTGATCACCTACGACCGAAGGCATCTTTCCCGTACACTAGCGCGTTGACTGGCCGCTTTATCGCCAGTTCGTACGCATGTCGAAATATTCCTGGGCCGATCCAATGGCAAACCGCCCTCCGCCCGGGATTCCAATCGAGGAGTAGCACGTGAAGCGAGTGGTCGTGACCGGCGCAGGAGCTGTTTCCCCACTCGGCATCGGAGCCCCCACCCTTTGGGAAGGGCTGCTCGCCGGCAAGTCGGGCATTGCGGAGATCGAGGGCTTCGATGTCTCCGATCTCGAGGTCCGCATCGGCGGCGAGGTCCGCAACTTCGATCCGAAAGACTATATCGACGCCAAGCTGGCCAAACGCATGGACCGCTTCTCGCACTTCTCGGTCGCTTCCGCCACCGAAGCGCTGAAAGATGCGGGCTACACCATCGATCCTGAGAACAGCGAACGGGTCGGCGTCATCATGAACAGCGGCGGCGGCGGCATTCCGATCATGGAGTCGAATGTCGAGGCCATGGTCGAGAAGGGCCCGAAATGGGTGCACCCGCTGACCATCGCGCTCTTCGCGCCGAACATGGCCAGTTGCCAGATCTCGATGGCGTTCGGCATCCATGGCCCCACCGTGACATCGTCGGCGGCGTGTGCCTCCGGAGTGCAAGCCTTCGTCCAGGCAGCGCAGATGATCCAGCGTGACGAAGCGGACATCATCATCGCTGGCGGGGCGGAATCGGGCCTGCGGCGCACGTCCGTCACCGCCATGGCGAACATGGGCGCGCTTTCGAAACGCAACGACGATCCAGAAGGAGCCAGCCGGCCGTTCGACAGCGGGCGTGACGGTTTTGTCTTTTCCGAAGGGTGCGGATTGCTGATTGTGGAGTCGGAAGAGCACGCGCTGAACCGAGGGGCAAACATCATCGCCGAGCTCACGGGAGGCGCCTTCACCTCGGACGCTTTCCACATTACGGCGCCCGATCCCAATGGCAAGCATGCCGCCAGAGCCATGACCCTGGCCGTGCAGCGCGCTGGTCTGCAACCGGAAGATGTGGATTACATCGCCGCGCATGCCACCTCCACCAGCGTGGGAGACATTGCGGAAACCGATGCCATCAAGACCGCATTTGGAGACCATGCCTACAAGCTGGCCGCCTCGGCCAACAAGTCGATGGTCGGGCATCTGCTCGGCGCGGCTGGTGGCATTTCGGCCATCGCCTGCGTCTACGCCATTCGCGATGGGATCGTCCCTCCGACCATCAACCTGACCGACCCCGACCCCAAGTGCGATCTCGACTACGTGCCGAATGTCGCGCGCGAGATGCAGGTCGATGTGGCGCTGGTCAACGGCTTTGGATTCGGCGGCCAGAACGCGGTGGCGCTCTTCAAGCGATACGACTAGGTCGCGGGAACCGGGGGTGCGGAGTCAGTGAATTCTCCACCCCCCCGTCCTTCCAAACGCTGAGCCAAATGGCCGAATTCGGCGAACTCGCTCCCCCATTTGCCGCAACTCGTGATTGCCCCAAACCCCGCGCTTGGGCTACCATCCCCCTTGTCCCCTGCGTCGATCCTGCCAAATTGGGGCGATTTCGCTCGATTTGGATGTGACCGTAGGGCACAAAACTCCATTCCTGGGAATCCGGTTTGCGTTTCGTTACGTAGACTCGGACAGGGATGAATCAACGGTTTGCCTATTGCAGCGGCATGCCGTCGAGCTGGGGGGAATTCGTGGCTTCGAAACGTACGCATACAGGCGTTGTTTCCGGTCGTGCCGCGCGGGTGCTGAGCCGCGTCGCCGCGGAACGCCGCCGCTTCCGATCTCGTTCGTTCTCCATTCCAATTGCCATTTTGACGGTTGCCTGCCTGACACTCACGCCGATACTCGATGTCTCCGAGACGGCCGCGCAGACTGCAACGCGCACTCCCACCAGAGTACCGACCAACGTTCCACCAACTGCCACGCCTTTCCCATGCAATACCGGCGATTCGACTGGCATGACCTGGACCTATGCCGATTTGCACCGGTGGAACAGCGACATTCTGAGCGTTTCGAATTCGACTGGCGTGCCAGCCAATGTGCTCAAGGCCATCATGTGGATCGAATCGCGCGGCATGCTCAATGCCCGCTCTCCGCTCACGGCGTATGGCTACTTCTTCGGTCTCATGCAAGTCGGACCGACTTCTTCTGTGCCTGAGTACATGAAGAGCGTCACCTGGATGTGCAACAACAGCTACAACCAGGTGCTGGCCGGCGGCACCGAGATGGTCAACAAGTCCATCTACATCAACTCACAAAACTGGACCGAAGTGGCCGGGGCCTATTTCGGCTATGGCACCGATGTGACTGGCACGACGACGAACTCCTACATGCAAATGTTCGTCAATCACGCGACCGCGCTCATCGGCACGACACCCGGCGGCACAGACTGGACTCCGGCTCCGCTGCCAACGCCAACCACCGCCCCCACGGTCACCTTTGCCATC encodes the following:
- a CDS encoding 1-aminocyclopropane-1-carboxylate deaminase, with amino-acid sequence MSAASHVSSLPGLASFERYPLTFGPSPVHKLQRLSDHLGGAQIWAKREDCNCGLAFGGNKVRKLEYIVPDVLASGADTLVSIGGYQSNHTRQVAAVAAHLGLKARLVQERWVDWSDPGNDRVGNIELSRIMGADVRLDPGGFDIGIRSSWEAALAEVEANGGKPYPIPAGASVHPLGGLGFANWALEVVAQEQELGVFFDTIVVCTVTGSTHAGMIAGFAALEDAGGVPRRVIGIDASATLPKTIEQVTRIANDTAKLIGLGRAIRDDEIVILPGWEGPAYGIPDRSTVDAITTLGRLEGVIVDPVYEGKSMAGLIDLVQDGRIDRDSTVLYAHLGGQLALNVYPEIFEPGWTN
- the fabD gene encoding ACP S-malonyltransferase, with the protein product MTDPTIPAQPYAFVFPGQGSQFVGMAGPLLDASEMARAMMALADDTLGFGLTELIQNGPAEVLEDTVNAQPAILAVSIAALAALNENAEQAGVTLAPDYVAGHSLGEFTALVAAGIMQFPTALSLVRERGRLMKQAGEDNPGGMAAVLGLDDEAIAEVCRVASADGIVVPANRNCPGQTVISGEVGALEAAMELAKGKGARRVARLNVSIASHSPLMANANAEFQKLLQDAALTLPEFPEKPSGMVIGNTTAQPIYTTGGLYAELDLQMERPVDWTGSMQTIADAGITSFIEIGPGTVLSGLIKRIVPDAQTINMAGLGLGIPTLSSR
- the fabF gene encoding beta-ketoacyl-ACP synthase II, coding for MKRVVVTGAGAVSPLGIGAPTLWEGLLAGKSGIAEIEGFDVSDLEVRIGGEVRNFDPKDYIDAKLAKRMDRFSHFSVASATEALKDAGYTIDPENSERVGVIMNSGGGGIPIMESNVEAMVEKGPKWVHPLTIALFAPNMASCQISMAFGIHGPTVTSSAACASGVQAFVQAAQMIQRDEADIIIAGGAESGLRRTSVTAMANMGALSKRNDDPEGASRPFDSGRDGFVFSEGCGLLIVESEEHALNRGANIIAELTGGAFTSDAFHITAPDPNGKHAARAMTLAVQRAGLQPEDVDYIAAHATSTSVGDIAETDAIKTAFGDHAYKLAASANKSMVGHLLGAAGGISAIACVYAIRDGIVPPTINLTDPDPKCDLDYVPNVAREMQVDVALVNGFGFGGQNAVALFKRYD